From Centropristis striata isolate RG_2023a ecotype Rhode Island chromosome 16, C.striata_1.0, whole genome shotgun sequence, a single genomic window includes:
- the tdrd9 gene encoding ATP-dependent RNA helicase TDRD9 isoform X2: MLLRYRETQLEDAINKNTCNMKKVFTAEQISDWFTSGTTFANIKLTEEVFDKKPDEASSKETSPSEVPDKSSPKNVKSDGGRFQKTENTRGPAPPPLASYEYPSLPITKNRQKLISLIENNSVVIIRGATGSGKTTQLPQYILDHYSEKNASCNIVVTQPRKLGASSIARWVATQRKCTLGSLVGYQVGLEKMATEHTRLIYMTTGVLLQKLVSAKCLTEYSHIFVDEVHERTEEMDFLLLVVRKLLHSNSCYVKIILMSATINCKQFADYFGTPVCGKRNPAYIFEVEGAPFAIEEFYLDDLKDLFPYRVESLHPDDPHISVEMYNLAIALIQSFDEMEGKDSSNTEGKGGMTSSERGSVLVFLPGLHEISYMHEALSKLVHKRLQVYPLHSSVTLEEQNGVFLFPVPGYRKVILSTNIAESSVTVPDVKYVIDFCLARHLVCDADTNYQSLRLTWASKTNCNQRRGRAGRVSKGYCYRLVTKEFWRNEIPDYMIPEMLLAPLSTIMLKVKLLDMGDPRSILSTALSPPNLGDIVRTVLQLKEMGALSAKSDGKGHNEDGEITFLGRVLAHLPVDLRMGKMIVLGHIFGCLDECLIIAASHSLKSFFAIPSMQQLAGHRSKLAFARGTPSDSIGFVNAFKAWHLSKKKGQLRHPKDELDWGKENFIQIKRIREVAELYEDLKKRVSQFNMHVQESPQILDYTSQNRQKFILQVVIAGAHYPNYFVQGDIDEDLASKELSGYNPRTTVLVRNLPPYPFLYYKQLQSLFRLCGHVKSISFESSRAYVEFYRTSQDSGVLPEVSLALLLAQHSHRMELSVFPNEQIEILAGGKNITHMKYARVNVDFQSQTVCPVGVVSGTIDPDKIPPCNMFVVNITEVVEVGHFWGFQADECSMEKKRHLTAEINSRTLHPVTVSLYPNLLCLAPYSEISEQSMYYRAKILHMRGNKVEVFFLDFGNTAVVACSSLRELPSDLLSHPFQAQEFQVIGMRPSAKSIILGNQWSSRARDRFITLVKGRSVIVSLYSILHGVMRVQLLINTDTTNPSVVDILVEEEHAVKAEESFDSKQNHDTLMCLYKDMEKGTYVANAASSSWNERKKEEKQLIDNLLAHFSKSRQSHSRAKVNLHGPNSPHKIVFHSLSHKNFYKTVSIERSSINSLALNENPHYKHQRMLVAGTVSVNSTGTRILLRDTSIMPDIPGLPALVTMIFTPVMELRTDEERTCYTGALCGLGWNGQTQEGILPEHDIELTFDVKFDVEDITEINALRVAINRLVCEGPNGTMHLGPDRIHHLQEDCRDRLIRLFTKSPPREAVTPVYFEKPEKWNQVDPALKMDIAEPGGGKTRGVLFQLHPVTLLNS; encoded by the exons cccGTCAGAGGTTCCTGATAAGAGCAGCCCTAAAAATGTAAAGTCTGATGGAGGGAGGtttcaaaaaacagaaaatacaaggG gtcctgctcctcctccacttgCAAGCTACGAGTATCCCAGCTTGCCCATAACCAAGAACAGACAAAAG CTGATTTCCCTCATAGAAAACAACTCTGTAGTAATCATTCGAGGAGCCACAGGCAGTGGCAAGACCACCCAGTTGCCACAGTACATTCTCGACCACTACAGTGAGAAAAATGCCTCATGCAACATTGTGGTCACCCAACCACGCAAACTTGGGGCCAGTAGCATCGCCCGATGGGTTGCCACACAGCGGAAGTGTACCCTGGGTAGTCTGGTGGGATATCAG GTTGGACTGGAGAAGATGGCTACTGAGCACACTCGGCTCATCTACATGACTACAGGAGTGCTGCTGCAGAAGCTGGTTTCAGCCAAGTGCCTCACAGAGTACTCCCACATTTTTGTAGATGAG GTTCATGAGCGCACTGAAGAGATGGATTTTCTCTTGCTGGTTGTGAGAAAACTTCTCCATTCCAACTCCTGTTATGTCAAG atcatCCTCATGTCAGCCACCATTAACTGCAAACAGTTTGCAGATTACTTTGGCACGCCAGTTTGTGGCAAAAGGAACCCGGCCTACATATTCGAAGTAGAGGGAGCACCTTTTGCCATTGAGGAGTTTTATCTGGATGACCTCAAAGATCTGTTTCCATACAGG GTTGAGTCTCTTCATCCAGATGACCCTCACATTTCAGTGGAGATGTACAATCTCGCCATCGCTCTCATCCAGAGCTTTGATGAAATGGAGGGCAAAGATTCCAG CAACACAGAAGGAAAAGGTGGCATGACTTCATCAGAGCGGGGCAGTGTGCTGGTTTTCCTTCCTGGTCTACACGAGATAAGCTACATGCATGAGGCCTTGTCCAAACTGGTCCACAAAAG ATTGCAGGTTTATCCTCTCCACTCCTCTGTGACTCTGGAGGAACAAAACGGCGTATTTCTGTTCCCTGTCCCTGGATACCGGAAG GTCATTCTTTCTACCAACATCGCTGAGAGTTCTGTGACTGTTCCAGATGTCAAATATG TGATTGATTTCTGCCTGGCCcgtcacttggtctgtgatgcAGATACCAATTATCAGTCTCTGCGTCTCACCTGGGCATCCAAAACAAACTGCAACCAGCGTCGAG GTCGAGCAGGTCGAGTGTCTAAGGGCTACTGTTACCGTCTTGTTACCAAAGAGTTCTGGAGGAATGAAATCCCAGACTACATGATCCCTGAGATGCTG CTTGCCCCATTGTCCACCATCATGCTGAAGGTGAAGCTGCTGGACATGGGAGACCCCCGCTCCATCCTGTCCACAGCCCTCTCACCCCCCAACCTTGGTGACATTGTGAGGACAGTGCTCCAACTCAAAGAG ATGGGAGCACTGTCTGCAAAAAGTGATGGGAAGGGTCACAATGAGGATGGTGAGATAACGTTCCTGGGCCGAGTGCTGGCCCACCTGCCTGTGGACCTGCGCATGGGAAAGATGATCGTGCTGGGCCACATCTTTGGCTGTCTGGATGAGTGCCTCATCATTG CTGCCTCGCACTCTCTGAAGAGTTTCTTTGCCATCCCGTCCATGCAGCAGCTTGCTGGCCACAG GAGCAAGTTGGCCTTTGCCCGTGGCACGCCAAGTGATTCCATTGGATTTGTCAATGCCTTCAAG GCGTGGCACTTGTCCAAAAAGAAAGGACAGCTGAGACACCCAAAG GACGAGTTGGACTGGGGAAAGGAGAACTTCATTCAGATCAAGAGGATCAGGGAG GTTGCAGAGCTCTACGAGGATCTGAAGAAGCGTGTGTCCCAGTTCAACATGCATGTGCAGGAGAGCCCTCAAATCCTGGATTACACCAGCCAAAACAGGCAGAAGTTCATTCTCCAG GTGGTCATTGCTGGTGCCCACTACCCCAACTACTTTGTCCAGGGAGACATAGATGAAGACCTGGCCTCCAAAGAACTGAGCGGATACAACCCCAGAACAACAGTGTTG GTGAGGAACCTCCCTCCATACCCTTTCCTGTATTACAAGCAGCTGCAGTCTCTGTTTCGCCTGTGTGGACATGTCAAATCCATTTCCTTTGAGAGCTCCAG AGCCTATGTGGAGTTCTACAGGACGTCCCAGGACTCGGGGGTTCTGCCCGAGGTGTCTCTTGCCCTCCTCCTGGCACAGCACAGTCATCGCATGGAGCTGTCCGTCTTCCCCAACGAACAAATAGAAATCTTAGCTGGGGGCAAAAACATAACTCACATGAAATATGCACG GGTGAATGTGGACTTCCAGAGCCAGACTGTCTGCCCGGTGGGAGTGGTGAGTGGGACCATTGACCCAGACAAGATACCACCCTGCAACATGTTTGTGGTCAACATCACAGAG GTGGTGGAGGTGGGTCATTTCTGGGGCTTCCAGGCGGATGAATGCAGCATGGAGAAGAAGCGCCATCTGACAGCAGAGATAAACTCCCGTACGCTGCACCCTGTAACTGTGTCACTCTACCCCAACCTGCTGTGCCTGGCTCCTTACTCTGAGATCAGTGAGCAGAGCATGTACTACCGCGCCAAGATCCTGCACATGCGTGGCAACAAGGTGGAG GTGTTTTTCTTGGACTTTGGCAACACGGCGGTTGTTGCCTGCAGCAGCCTCAGGGAGCTCCCTTCTGACCTCCTGTCTCACCCATTCCAG GCGCAGGAGTTCCAAGTTATTGGAATGCGTCCTTCAGCCAAGTCCATCATCCTGGGCAACCAGTGGAGCAGCCGAGCCCGCGACCGGTTCATCACACTGGTGAAGGGCCGTTCAGTCATCGTGTCGCTCTACTCCATACTCCATGGTGTCATGCGTGTGCAGCTGCTCatcaacacagacacaacaaacCCCAGCGTGGTAGACATCTTGGTGGAAGAAGAACACGCTGTGAAGGCCGAAGAGAGCTTCGATTCCAAG CAAAACCATGATACACTGATGTGCCTGTACAAGGACATGGAAAAGGGGACATATGTCGCCAACGCTGCCAGCAGCTCCTGGAACGAACGCAAGAAAGAGGAGAAGCAGCTCATCGACAACCTGCTCGCCCACTTTTCCAAGAGCCGCCAGTCCCATTCCAGGGCAAAG GTCAATCTGCATGGACCCAACAGTCCTCACAAGATAGTCTTCCACAGCTTGAGCCACAAGAACttctacaa GACAGTGTCTATAGAGAGAAGCAGCATCAACTCCCTGGCCCTGAATGAAAACCCTCATTACAAGCATCAGAGGATGCTGGTGGCTGGGACTGTGTCAGTCAACTCCACAG GGACACGTATTCTGCTGAGAGATACCTCCATCATGCCAGACATCCCAGGGCTGCCTGCACTCGTGACCATGATTTTCACTCCTGTTATGGAGTTGCG CACTGATGAAGAGAGGACCTGCTACACTGGCGCCCTCTGTGGCTTGGGCTGGAATGGTCAAACACAGGAGGGCATCCTCCCCGAGCACGACATCGAACTCACCTTCGACGTCAAGTTTGATGTTGAAGACATCACTGAG ataaaTGCTTTGCGAGTGGCTATAAACCGCCTGGTGTGTGAAGGGCCCAATGGCACCATGCACCTGGGGCCTGACAGGATCCACCACCTGCAGGAGGACTGCCGGGACCGCCTCATAAG GCTGTTCACCAAGTCACCGCCAAGGGAAGCTGTCACACCAGTGTACTTTGAGAAACCAGAGAAATGGAACCAG GTGGATCCTGCTCTGAAGATGGATATCGCCGAGCCTGGAGGAGGAAAGACCAGAGGTGTTCTCTTCCAGCTGCATCCTGTCACTCTCCTCAACAGCTAA
- the rd3l gene encoding protein RD3-like yields MPLFSWMKWSHDTRVQAQNEAAPLKTTGVVPSGMLIRELLWHVEERERLARELEREHRMAHSTMGLHWFQKYPRLRTLIPTSELHQLEFLCAQIPPIHAATVLSRFREVLATNSIRPWELASVFKQVLRDFLIQKEYEEESNFSVQPAQLRPMEAWTSRYVMKQGFVTPTVPNCGEHHREEIPTISGYVDRAMRHSGSLSVANRDWDLPYYYPVPLRPTGTYSTTL; encoded by the exons ATGCCCCTGTTCAGCTGGATGAAATGGTCCCACGACACAAGAGTGCAGGCTCAGAATGAAGCAGCACCTTTGAAGACGACGGGGGTGGTACCCAGTGGCATGTTGATCAGAGAGCTCTTGTGGCATGTAGAGGAACGTGAGCGGCTTGCGAGGGAGCTGGAGCGGGAGCACCGGATGGCTCACAGCACAATGGGTCTCCACTGGTTTCAGAAGTACCCCAGGTTAAGGACCCTCATCCCCACATCTGAGCTGCACCAACTAGAGTTCCTGTGTGCCCAGATTCCGCCAATCCACGCAGCCACCGTGCTCTCCAG GTTTCGTGAGGTGCTTGCCACGAACAGCATAAGGCCCTGGGAGCTGGCATCTGTCTTCAAGCAGGTGCTGAGGGATTTCTTGATCCAAAAGGAATATGAAGAGGAGAGCAACTTCTCTGTACAGCCAGCACAGCTCCGACCGATGGAGGCTTGGACCAGCCGCTATGTAATGAAGCAGGGCTTTGTCACACCCACTGTCCCCAACTGTGGAGAGCACCACCGGGAGGAGATACCAACAATCTCGGGATATGTGGATCGAGCCATGCGCCACTCCGGTTCGCTCTCAGTGGCCAACAGGGACTGGGACCTTCCATATTACTATCCAGTTCCTCTCAGGCCCACAGGGACATACAGCACTACACTGTGA
- the tdrd9 gene encoding ATP-dependent RNA helicase TDRD9 isoform X1, whose product MLLRYRETQLEDAINKNTCNMKKVFTAEQISDWFTSGTTFANIKLTEEVFDKKPDEASSKETSPSEVPDKSSPKNVKSDGGRFQKTENTRGPAPPPLASYEYPSLPITKNRQKLISLIENNSVVIIRGATGSGKTTQLPQYILDHYSEKNASCNIVVTQPRKLGASSIARWVATQRKCTLGSLVGYQVGLEKMATEHTRLIYMTTGVLLQKLVSAKCLTEYSHIFVDEVHERTEEMDFLLLVVRKLLHSNSCYVKIILMSATINCKQFADYFGTPVCGKRNPAYIFEVEGAPFAIEEFYLDDLKDLFPYRVESLHPDDPHISVEMYNLAIALIQSFDEMEGKDSSSNTEGKGGMTSSERGSVLVFLPGLHEISYMHEALSKLVHKRLQVYPLHSSVTLEEQNGVFLFPVPGYRKVILSTNIAESSVTVPDVKYVIDFCLARHLVCDADTNYQSLRLTWASKTNCNQRRGRAGRVSKGYCYRLVTKEFWRNEIPDYMIPEMLLAPLSTIMLKVKLLDMGDPRSILSTALSPPNLGDIVRTVLQLKEMGALSAKSDGKGHNEDGEITFLGRVLAHLPVDLRMGKMIVLGHIFGCLDECLIIAASHSLKSFFAIPSMQQLAGHRSKLAFARGTPSDSIGFVNAFKAWHLSKKKGQLRHPKDELDWGKENFIQIKRIREVAELYEDLKKRVSQFNMHVQESPQILDYTSQNRQKFILQVVIAGAHYPNYFVQGDIDEDLASKELSGYNPRTTVLVRNLPPYPFLYYKQLQSLFRLCGHVKSISFESSRAYVEFYRTSQDSGVLPEVSLALLLAQHSHRMELSVFPNEQIEILAGGKNITHMKYARVNVDFQSQTVCPVGVVSGTIDPDKIPPCNMFVVNITEVVEVGHFWGFQADECSMEKKRHLTAEINSRTLHPVTVSLYPNLLCLAPYSEISEQSMYYRAKILHMRGNKVEVFFLDFGNTAVVACSSLRELPSDLLSHPFQAQEFQVIGMRPSAKSIILGNQWSSRARDRFITLVKGRSVIVSLYSILHGVMRVQLLINTDTTNPSVVDILVEEEHAVKAEESFDSKQNHDTLMCLYKDMEKGTYVANAASSSWNERKKEEKQLIDNLLAHFSKSRQSHSRAKVNLHGPNSPHKIVFHSLSHKNFYKTVSIERSSINSLALNENPHYKHQRMLVAGTVSVNSTGTRILLRDTSIMPDIPGLPALVTMIFTPVMELRTDEERTCYTGALCGLGWNGQTQEGILPEHDIELTFDVKFDVEDITEINALRVAINRLVCEGPNGTMHLGPDRIHHLQEDCRDRLIRLFTKSPPREAVTPVYFEKPEKWNQVDPALKMDIAEPGGGKTRGVLFQLHPVTLLNS is encoded by the exons cccGTCAGAGGTTCCTGATAAGAGCAGCCCTAAAAATGTAAAGTCTGATGGAGGGAGGtttcaaaaaacagaaaatacaaggG gtcctgctcctcctccacttgCAAGCTACGAGTATCCCAGCTTGCCCATAACCAAGAACAGACAAAAG CTGATTTCCCTCATAGAAAACAACTCTGTAGTAATCATTCGAGGAGCCACAGGCAGTGGCAAGACCACCCAGTTGCCACAGTACATTCTCGACCACTACAGTGAGAAAAATGCCTCATGCAACATTGTGGTCACCCAACCACGCAAACTTGGGGCCAGTAGCATCGCCCGATGGGTTGCCACACAGCGGAAGTGTACCCTGGGTAGTCTGGTGGGATATCAG GTTGGACTGGAGAAGATGGCTACTGAGCACACTCGGCTCATCTACATGACTACAGGAGTGCTGCTGCAGAAGCTGGTTTCAGCCAAGTGCCTCACAGAGTACTCCCACATTTTTGTAGATGAG GTTCATGAGCGCACTGAAGAGATGGATTTTCTCTTGCTGGTTGTGAGAAAACTTCTCCATTCCAACTCCTGTTATGTCAAG atcatCCTCATGTCAGCCACCATTAACTGCAAACAGTTTGCAGATTACTTTGGCACGCCAGTTTGTGGCAAAAGGAACCCGGCCTACATATTCGAAGTAGAGGGAGCACCTTTTGCCATTGAGGAGTTTTATCTGGATGACCTCAAAGATCTGTTTCCATACAGG GTTGAGTCTCTTCATCCAGATGACCCTCACATTTCAGTGGAGATGTACAATCTCGCCATCGCTCTCATCCAGAGCTTTGATGAAATGGAGGGCAAAGATTCCAG CAGCAACACAGAAGGAAAAGGTGGCATGACTTCATCAGAGCGGGGCAGTGTGCTGGTTTTCCTTCCTGGTCTACACGAGATAAGCTACATGCATGAGGCCTTGTCCAAACTGGTCCACAAAAG ATTGCAGGTTTATCCTCTCCACTCCTCTGTGACTCTGGAGGAACAAAACGGCGTATTTCTGTTCCCTGTCCCTGGATACCGGAAG GTCATTCTTTCTACCAACATCGCTGAGAGTTCTGTGACTGTTCCAGATGTCAAATATG TGATTGATTTCTGCCTGGCCcgtcacttggtctgtgatgcAGATACCAATTATCAGTCTCTGCGTCTCACCTGGGCATCCAAAACAAACTGCAACCAGCGTCGAG GTCGAGCAGGTCGAGTGTCTAAGGGCTACTGTTACCGTCTTGTTACCAAAGAGTTCTGGAGGAATGAAATCCCAGACTACATGATCCCTGAGATGCTG CTTGCCCCATTGTCCACCATCATGCTGAAGGTGAAGCTGCTGGACATGGGAGACCCCCGCTCCATCCTGTCCACAGCCCTCTCACCCCCCAACCTTGGTGACATTGTGAGGACAGTGCTCCAACTCAAAGAG ATGGGAGCACTGTCTGCAAAAAGTGATGGGAAGGGTCACAATGAGGATGGTGAGATAACGTTCCTGGGCCGAGTGCTGGCCCACCTGCCTGTGGACCTGCGCATGGGAAAGATGATCGTGCTGGGCCACATCTTTGGCTGTCTGGATGAGTGCCTCATCATTG CTGCCTCGCACTCTCTGAAGAGTTTCTTTGCCATCCCGTCCATGCAGCAGCTTGCTGGCCACAG GAGCAAGTTGGCCTTTGCCCGTGGCACGCCAAGTGATTCCATTGGATTTGTCAATGCCTTCAAG GCGTGGCACTTGTCCAAAAAGAAAGGACAGCTGAGACACCCAAAG GACGAGTTGGACTGGGGAAAGGAGAACTTCATTCAGATCAAGAGGATCAGGGAG GTTGCAGAGCTCTACGAGGATCTGAAGAAGCGTGTGTCCCAGTTCAACATGCATGTGCAGGAGAGCCCTCAAATCCTGGATTACACCAGCCAAAACAGGCAGAAGTTCATTCTCCAG GTGGTCATTGCTGGTGCCCACTACCCCAACTACTTTGTCCAGGGAGACATAGATGAAGACCTGGCCTCCAAAGAACTGAGCGGATACAACCCCAGAACAACAGTGTTG GTGAGGAACCTCCCTCCATACCCTTTCCTGTATTACAAGCAGCTGCAGTCTCTGTTTCGCCTGTGTGGACATGTCAAATCCATTTCCTTTGAGAGCTCCAG AGCCTATGTGGAGTTCTACAGGACGTCCCAGGACTCGGGGGTTCTGCCCGAGGTGTCTCTTGCCCTCCTCCTGGCACAGCACAGTCATCGCATGGAGCTGTCCGTCTTCCCCAACGAACAAATAGAAATCTTAGCTGGGGGCAAAAACATAACTCACATGAAATATGCACG GGTGAATGTGGACTTCCAGAGCCAGACTGTCTGCCCGGTGGGAGTGGTGAGTGGGACCATTGACCCAGACAAGATACCACCCTGCAACATGTTTGTGGTCAACATCACAGAG GTGGTGGAGGTGGGTCATTTCTGGGGCTTCCAGGCGGATGAATGCAGCATGGAGAAGAAGCGCCATCTGACAGCAGAGATAAACTCCCGTACGCTGCACCCTGTAACTGTGTCACTCTACCCCAACCTGCTGTGCCTGGCTCCTTACTCTGAGATCAGTGAGCAGAGCATGTACTACCGCGCCAAGATCCTGCACATGCGTGGCAACAAGGTGGAG GTGTTTTTCTTGGACTTTGGCAACACGGCGGTTGTTGCCTGCAGCAGCCTCAGGGAGCTCCCTTCTGACCTCCTGTCTCACCCATTCCAG GCGCAGGAGTTCCAAGTTATTGGAATGCGTCCTTCAGCCAAGTCCATCATCCTGGGCAACCAGTGGAGCAGCCGAGCCCGCGACCGGTTCATCACACTGGTGAAGGGCCGTTCAGTCATCGTGTCGCTCTACTCCATACTCCATGGTGTCATGCGTGTGCAGCTGCTCatcaacacagacacaacaaacCCCAGCGTGGTAGACATCTTGGTGGAAGAAGAACACGCTGTGAAGGCCGAAGAGAGCTTCGATTCCAAG CAAAACCATGATACACTGATGTGCCTGTACAAGGACATGGAAAAGGGGACATATGTCGCCAACGCTGCCAGCAGCTCCTGGAACGAACGCAAGAAAGAGGAGAAGCAGCTCATCGACAACCTGCTCGCCCACTTTTCCAAGAGCCGCCAGTCCCATTCCAGGGCAAAG GTCAATCTGCATGGACCCAACAGTCCTCACAAGATAGTCTTCCACAGCTTGAGCCACAAGAACttctacaa GACAGTGTCTATAGAGAGAAGCAGCATCAACTCCCTGGCCCTGAATGAAAACCCTCATTACAAGCATCAGAGGATGCTGGTGGCTGGGACTGTGTCAGTCAACTCCACAG GGACACGTATTCTGCTGAGAGATACCTCCATCATGCCAGACATCCCAGGGCTGCCTGCACTCGTGACCATGATTTTCACTCCTGTTATGGAGTTGCG CACTGATGAAGAGAGGACCTGCTACACTGGCGCCCTCTGTGGCTTGGGCTGGAATGGTCAAACACAGGAGGGCATCCTCCCCGAGCACGACATCGAACTCACCTTCGACGTCAAGTTTGATGTTGAAGACATCACTGAG ataaaTGCTTTGCGAGTGGCTATAAACCGCCTGGTGTGTGAAGGGCCCAATGGCACCATGCACCTGGGGCCTGACAGGATCCACCACCTGCAGGAGGACTGCCGGGACCGCCTCATAAG GCTGTTCACCAAGTCACCGCCAAGGGAAGCTGTCACACCAGTGTACTTTGAGAAACCAGAGAAATGGAACCAG GTGGATCCTGCTCTGAAGATGGATATCGCCGAGCCTGGAGGAGGAAAGACCAGAGGTGTTCTCTTCCAGCTGCATCCTGTCACTCTCCTCAACAGCTAA